A part of Micromonospora chersina genomic DNA contains:
- a CDS encoding sugar ABC transporter substrate-binding protein has protein sequence MRKGFLTFAAVGLLATGSMAACGDNGGSDQAGGSTDKKPKIGVILPDSKSSARWEGADRKFLEEAFKAAGVDYTIQNAQGDKSAFSTIADGMLTSGVTALMIVNLDSGTGKAVLEKAKSQGVATIDYDRLTLGGSAQYYVSFDNEAVGKLQGEGLSKCLTDKGAKSPVVAYLNGSPTDNNATLFKNGYDSILKPKFDSKEYVKGPDQSVPDWDNAQAGVIFEQMLTQTKGKIDGVLAANDGLGNAAISVLKKNKLNGKVPVTGQDATVQGLQNILAGDQCMTVYKAIKEEAKAASDLAIALAKGEKKETGQKVKDPEGGRDVDAVLLTPKAIYKDNVKDVVADGFVTKEELCTGAYTKLCADAGIS, from the coding sequence ATGCGCAAGGGCTTCCTCACTTTCGCGGCCGTCGGTCTTCTCGCGACCGGCAGCATGGCCGCCTGTGGTGACAACGGCGGTTCCGACCAGGCCGGCGGCTCGACCGACAAGAAGCCGAAGATCGGCGTGATCCTCCCGGACAGCAAGTCCTCCGCCCGCTGGGAGGGCGCGGACCGCAAGTTCCTGGAGGAGGCCTTCAAGGCCGCCGGCGTCGACTACACGATCCAGAACGCCCAGGGCGACAAGTCCGCCTTCTCCACGATCGCCGACGGCATGCTGACCAGCGGCGTCACCGCCCTGATGATCGTCAACCTGGACTCCGGCACCGGCAAGGCCGTGCTGGAGAAGGCCAAGTCGCAGGGTGTCGCCACCATCGACTACGACCGGCTGACCCTGGGCGGCTCCGCCCAGTACTACGTCAGCTTCGACAACGAGGCGGTCGGCAAGCTCCAGGGCGAGGGCCTGAGCAAGTGCCTGACCGACAAGGGCGCCAAGAGCCCCGTCGTGGCCTACCTGAACGGCTCCCCCACCGACAACAACGCCACGCTGTTCAAGAACGGGTACGACTCGATCCTCAAGCCGAAGTTCGACTCGAAGGAGTACGTGAAGGGCCCGGACCAGTCCGTTCCGGACTGGGACAACGCCCAGGCGGGCGTGATCTTCGAGCAGATGCTCACCCAGACCAAGGGCAAGATCGACGGCGTGCTGGCCGCCAACGACGGTCTCGGCAACGCGGCCATCTCGGTGCTGAAGAAGAACAAGCTCAACGGCAAGGTGCCGGTGACCGGCCAGGACGCCACCGTCCAGGGCCTCCAGAACATCCTCGCCGGTGACCAGTGCATGACGGTCTACAAGGCCATCAAGGAGGAGGCGAAGGCCGCCTCGGACCTGGCGATCGCGCTGGCCAAGGGCGAGAAGAAGGAGACCGGCCAGAAGGTCAAGGACCCGGAGGGCGGCCGTGACGTGGACGCCGTCCTGCTCACCCCGAAGGCCATCTACAAGGACAACGTGAAGGACGTCGTGGCCGACGGCTTCGTCACCAAGGAAGAGCTCTGCACCGGGGCGTACACGAAGCTCTGCGCCGACGCCGGCATCAGCTGA
- the ybaK gene encoding Cys-tRNA(Pro) deacylase, giving the protein MAGQGTPATALLTKRKIAHTTHPYDVSPDAPNYGALVAAALGVPPARVFKSLVTEVDGGLTVAVVPVTGELDLKALAAAVGGKRAAMADRTVAERATGYVRGGISPLGQRKRLPTVVDASALEHPTVYVSAGRRGLQLQLAPADLVALTGAVTAPIAAG; this is encoded by the coding sequence ATGGCGGGACAGGGCACTCCGGCGACGGCACTGCTGACGAAGCGGAAGATCGCCCACACCACCCATCCGTACGACGTCTCGCCGGACGCGCCGAACTACGGCGCGCTGGTCGCGGCGGCCCTCGGAGTGCCACCGGCCCGGGTGTTCAAGTCGCTTGTCACCGAGGTCGACGGCGGGCTGACCGTGGCGGTCGTGCCGGTGACCGGTGAGCTGGACCTCAAGGCCCTCGCGGCCGCGGTGGGCGGCAAGCGGGCGGCCATGGCGGACCGGACGGTCGCCGAGCGGGCCACCGGCTACGTCCGCGGCGGGATCAGCCCGCTCGGCCAGCGCAAGCGGCTGCCCACTGTCGTGGACGCGTCCGCTCTGGAGCATCCGACGGTCTACGTGTCGGCGGGGCGCCGGGGCCTGCAACTGCAACTCGCCCCGGCCGACCTGGTCGCCCTGACGGGGGCCGTCACCGCGCCGATCGCCGCCGGCTGA
- a CDS encoding THUMP-like domain-containing protein, with the protein MDLEQFAALRTPEGSAALDAAARVAGGDPLTAAAALRSAGVPAGLAAAALTQAELRRRAAGKFGPAASGMFLTRAGLEQATRGVVARRRAERLRAAGVATLADLGCGLGADALAAARAGIRVYGVEADPLTAAMAAANAEAAGLADLFTVECGDATAFDVTRVDGVFCDPARRKAGTGRRIFDPNAYSPPWDFVTGLAERVPHTVVKVAPGLDHALIPAGAEAEWVSVDGDLVEAALWCGALAEMARRATVLRGDTAHVLTGGGDAEAPVGRPRRFLYDPDAAVVRAHLVAELAADLDATLADPSIAYLYGDEARPTPFARCLEITDVLPFSLKRLRALLRERRVGRVEILKRGSALEPEKLRRDLKLAGDEAASLVLTRVAGAPTVLICRPLPA; encoded by the coding sequence GTGGACCTGGAACAGTTCGCTGCCCTGCGTACCCCCGAGGGGTCGGCCGCGCTCGACGCGGCGGCCCGGGTGGCCGGCGGCGACCCGCTGACGGCGGCGGCCGCGCTCCGCTCCGCCGGAGTGCCGGCGGGGCTCGCGGCGGCGGCGCTGACCCAGGCGGAGCTGCGCCGCCGCGCGGCCGGCAAGTTCGGCCCGGCGGCGAGCGGCATGTTCCTCACGCGGGCGGGCCTGGAGCAGGCCACCCGGGGGGTCGTCGCGCGGCGCCGGGCGGAACGCCTGCGCGCCGCGGGCGTCGCCACCCTCGCCGACCTGGGTTGCGGCCTCGGGGCAGACGCGCTCGCGGCGGCCCGCGCCGGCATCCGGGTGTACGGCGTGGAGGCCGACCCGCTGACCGCCGCCATGGCGGCCGCGAACGCCGAGGCCGCCGGGCTGGCCGACCTGTTCACGGTGGAGTGCGGGGACGCGACGGCGTTCGACGTGACCCGGGTCGACGGGGTCTTCTGTGACCCGGCCCGGCGGAAGGCCGGCACCGGCCGGCGGATCTTCGACCCGAACGCCTACTCGCCGCCCTGGGACTTCGTCACCGGCCTGGCCGAGCGGGTGCCGCACACGGTGGTGAAGGTGGCGCCGGGGTTGGACCACGCGCTGATCCCGGCGGGCGCCGAGGCGGAGTGGGTGAGCGTCGACGGCGACCTGGTCGAGGCGGCGCTGTGGTGCGGCGCGCTGGCCGAGATGGCCCGCCGGGCCACCGTGCTCCGGGGAGACACCGCGCACGTGCTGACCGGCGGCGGCGACGCCGAGGCTCCGGTGGGCCGGCCCCGCCGCTTCCTGTACGACCCCGATGCGGCGGTGGTGCGCGCGCACCTGGTCGCCGAACTGGCCGCCGACCTCGACGCGACGCTCGCCGACCCGAGCATCGCCTACCTCTACGGCGACGAGGCCCGACCGACCCCGTTCGCCCGCTGCCTGGAGATCACCGACGTGCTGCCGTTCTCGCTGAAGCGGCTGCGCGCCCTGCTCCGGGAGCGCCGGGTGGGCCGGGTGGAGATCCTCAAGCGCGGCTCGGCGCTGGAACCGGAGAAGCTGCGCCGGGACCTGAAGCTGGCCGGCGACGAGGCGGCCAGCCTGGTGCTGACCCGGGTCGCCGGCGCGCCGACCGTGCTGATCTGCCGACCGCTTCCCGCCTGA